In the Flavisolibacter tropicus genome, one interval contains:
- a CDS encoding DUF6642 family protein has product MKGIFCLEGFWYGDHRDKTSMFPVLDLVHRYNKMPFIHHRCATVEEFQFSISRWRNKTFHKKYPLLYLGFHGHPGLIQVGKQTITLDDLASLLEDKCEGVVIHFGCCSTLDIDKRLLQSFMQKTRSVAVMGYKEEVPWLLSSSFEILLLESLSNHPFDSKGVKQIYKQVMEEYGTQARKLDFRFVPNERLHFPRRRVSRPRA; this is encoded by the coding sequence ATGAAAGGCATCTTTTGCTTAGAAGGTTTCTGGTACGGCGACCACCGCGACAAAACCTCTATGTTCCCCGTACTCGACCTCGTGCACCGCTATAATAAAATGCCCTTTATTCATCATCGCTGTGCCACCGTAGAAGAATTCCAGTTCTCTATTAGTCGTTGGCGCAACAAAACATTTCACAAAAAATACCCGCTGCTCTATTTAGGCTTTCATGGTCACCCCGGACTGATACAGGTGGGCAAGCAAACCATTACGCTCGATGATCTGGCAAGTCTGCTGGAAGATAAATGCGAGGGGGTAGTGATCCATTTTGGGTGCTGCTCCACGTTGGATATCGACAAGCGCCTGTTGCAATCCTTTATGCAAAAGACCCGCTCCGTGGCGGTGATGGGGTATAAAGAAGAGGTGCCCTGGCTGTTGTCATCATCTTTTGAGATCCTGTTGTTGGAAAGCTTGTCCAACCATCCCTTCGATTCCAAGGGTGTAAAGCAGATCTATAAACAGGTAATGGAAGAGTATGGAACTCAGGCCCGCAAGCTCGACTTCCGCTTTGTACCAAACGAGCGCCTGCATTTCCCAAGACGACGTGTATCACGCCCCCGCGCATAG
- a CDS encoding ATP-binding protein has translation MTPQGIKDILQQGEGIEVEFKESLFELNKSTFESICAFLNRKGGYLLLGVANDGSGRRGAGRESANADRCHC, from the coding sequence ATGACGCCACAAGGCATTAAAGACATATTGCAACAAGGAGAAGGGATAGAAGTGGAGTTTAAAGAAAGTCTTTTCGAGCTTAATAAAAGCACGTTTGAATCGATATGCGCGTTCCTAAACCGCAAGGGAGGCTACTTATTGCTAGGTGTGGCTAATGATGGATCGGGTAGAAGGGGTGCTGGAAGAGAAAGTGCAAACGCTGATAGATGCCATTGTTAG